Below is a window of Perca fluviatilis chromosome 6, GENO_Pfluv_1.0, whole genome shotgun sequence DNA.
GCACAGAACAGCAAATGTGCTGATGAGACAGGAGAAGCAAAGCGTGTGCTATTGAAACATCTCATCAATGCATTAGAGCAGGTGATGAAGGTTAACCCCGACTGAAATGTAGTAGTAAAAAGAGAAGGGATATGGTTACGCAGGTCTGTTAACAAATTAACACCCAAGGTAGTTTGAGCTCTAATTGAAACCCGAGTTTAGTTTATCTAGTGCTTCGTTGAGTAGTTAACATActgagtttatttttttttgcataggcCGCGTGGTGGCCGCCGTCTCAATTTTGCATCCTAATGGCATTATTTTGCTGACTGCTTATCAACAAGAACACAAAATGGCTGTGACGAGACGGCCACAGGATGGAGCTGTTCACAtgaaagaaaatgacaccatTGAGATGGTTGAGAAGTCTGTAAGGGATTTTTTCCAGATTACACCTGTTTTGGTAGCAGAGTTTGATAGAATATCAGCTCTTTTGACTCCCAGGTGAGGCGTTACTACTAACTAGCCATACTTATACCATCTACAAAAGTGATTGCAATACAGGGGAGGAGGAATGTTTCTAAAAAGGGACAAGCTGTGCATATCCTTCTGAAAACCAGCACATGGCTTCCCCAAACAAGGACGTAAtcgaaaaatatacaaaaacggtattaaaaaaaaaaaaaaacaatgagagggaaaaaaaatatggaAACAGAAATAAAGTAAATGGGAGTGTTTGGTGCTGAAAAGATAAAGCAATAGGTGGTAAATACTAGAAAGGCTCAACAAAAATAGGAAGCAAAAGAAAACATCCCTGTGATATAACCTTTGTTATATCACAGATATTCCAGATATATTTAAGAGATTGAACTTCGACGAATACTTCAAGACCTCGGTCTGTCAGCTTGTGTTCTTTCGGGCCAAGATCTAGATTTGTAGATAGCATTGGTAAGTTAATTACAGGCTTTTACAAAAAGGCCACCAGTTTGTTTTAAGACAGAGAAACACTGTGCGTCTGCTGAATCAGtggtttctttttgtttactCAGAACGGAATTAGGCACGAGTTTACAGTAAACAGTTTTAAGTAAAAGTGGAAAGCAACGTGGCGATACTGAAGTGGTGTAAAATCCTGGTACTTTACAAAAAGGAACTACCCACTTGTTGGTTCTAGTCTGGAAAAGAAAGAATCCTGAGGCAACAAGAGGTTGCCTTCGGAGTGTGACAACTTTGCAGTTGCAGGTTTGACCCACTTGGTTTAAAAACCATTTGTGGGTTTGTTTGCATGCATATTAATATGCTGTTAATATCAGCAATACTCAATAACTCTCGTGTATGACCTGGAGCATCTAAACATCATatgatgtttaaaagtagcaCAGGCACACACTTTGCTAGCCTGatcattttttttacacaatctGGAATAGAGTGCCATTTGCCAGGATAATACAGCACTTATATCCAGTTTACTGCAGTAGGCATTAAATTATGTGGTAACCAGGAGAATACTATTAGTTTAAACACTCTTATGTGGAAGTCACTATATGTAAACATGCTCAccttttctttctgtccttACAGTTCGCCATGAGCCCAAAACTGAGAGGCAAAGGGGCTGGGCCGTATTTCAGCACTTAAAAACAACTGTAGCAGCGAATTCTttatcctctttttcttttttaaaaatggacaaaactattaaaatgtagacaaatatatttttttttttttatatatatatatatatatatatatatatatatatatatatatatatatatatatatatatagaattcAAAGCACAGTTAAAATTTTTGATAGGTAGGCAAAAACTGATAATTATTAGCTTCAGGGAGAAGAAAATGTTAATCAAAAAtcatgagcaaaaaaaaaatatatatatatatcccaccCCACCCAATGCTACACAGAGGGTTTCCAACCCTCCCATTGATCGAtcgatcaatcaatcaatcaatcaatcaatcaatcaatcaatcaatcatggAAGAAGACTTCACAATAGCAGGCACATGAACGGGCTGAACACCCTAGCTCACGCCCTAAATACAGATCATTATAAATTCAACTATTCTTCCTCACCTTTGTCAACCAAACACCAGCTTGGACAAAACAGGGGTGAGGCCACACCTAAACACTGATTTGGGGGTCAGTTTTGTAATTTCTCCACATATATGTTATGAATTGGAAGTGTTGGGGAAGCAGATCCCTCATCAGCAATCAAAGAAAATGGACTAAAATCACATGTTGCGGAGCTGAATGGCCTGTGAGACCGGGGACAGGCACACAGGACAAACAGCGTCTGGACCCTGGCATATATGGGTGGCACAATCTAGACAGAAGAGGTTATGGCCGCAGGGAACCAAGGCAGCGATCACCTGGTTATCCATACAGTGGATGCAGATCTCCTGTCCTCTCCCTGCTGATCCGAGCCCCGGCCGATAGGAGAGGGAGGATTCAggtggggaggaagaggaggcggTGCTTTCACTAGAAGAGGAGAAGGCCGAGCTGTAAGAGGGAAATCTGTGGGCATCGAGGGTCCCAGCCGAGCCAAAAGGCCCTCGGTGAACTCGCTGGGCCTGAGGGTGCTCCAAGGCTTCTGTCCCAGAGAAGGTTGGAGAGAGTCGGGGCGTCCCAGGCTGACTGGTCTGAAGACATTGATGACAACAGTCATTAGATGACATTAACATACTGTATTGCATCTTCAAAATTCCTGTTCAGGattcaaaacaaatgttttCTAAATTTCTTATTCAACATAATGCATCATTGATGTAATTTCTGGGCTGTCAGTGTCACGGCACAGACTTTGTCCTTGTTCTTTTCCGGAAAGGGGCAAAGGTTATCAGAAGATACAAATGGTAACTGCCACAAGCCAAACATCTTGGTTAAAATTTAATTTTGTGGAGCACTTCCAGCTGCCCAGTCTGTGCATGCGTCCAGGTCAGGGTTTACATTACTGTGACTCAATGAAATAAGGTAGCTCCCAAGATTTATGTATAGCAGCACAGACAGGTTTGTCACCATCAATTTTAAAAAgggccttattttttttttctttgtatcaATAATCAAAATTGTAAACTGACTTAAAAGGTGCAGtgggtaggattgtgaagatccaggacttagccaaagaatttgaacatcaacaacttctcagtccctccccaccTTTCTGCTAGAGGCCAAACGGTCTCCTactccctccccccacaaggtaAAATAAGgtcccattggaactacaactcacgTCGGGTAGCacgagttgtagttccaatgagacaacctgtagggctaaaagttacatagtgttgctttaaaataaataaaacattgctTGTACATGAGAAAAGAAATTGGTATATCCATAACTGTAATAGTAGTCCCCATTTTGATATTTACATACCAAAAACCCAATGCACATTGTCTACAAtaaaaaggattaaaaaaaagctcATACTTAAAATTGTTGTAAACTGTGGGATGGCCCTAAGGAGGCCACAAACTGTATGCTCCTGTTGAACTTCACCTACCTGAGATTGACGAGCATCAAAGGCCTGGGGGGGTTGTTGATCCACAAAGGGGTTCCAGATTTGTGGCTGTGCAGAAGGGTGTGAGGCTTGGGCAGTGGAGATGGTTAATGGGTCAAATCCTGAGTTAGAGCCTCCACCTCCCAGGCTGACCAGCTCCTCAGACCCCACAGGAACAAGGCTATCACCAAACCAGAAACTTGTACTGCTGCCattactgttgttgttgttagcatTGGCATTAAACTGACAAGTCGGGCTTAAATCTGCCACCCGGTTCCCATTACCGCCGCCGTGGACAGAATCAGCTGAGCTGGAGCCGCTGCCCAGGGAACTGGAGCTGTCATTGCGGTAGGTGGAAGACATCCTGACACCACGGTTAATATTGCTATTGATTCGCTGAGTACCGTTGATGCTCACTGGCAGCAAGCCACCACTCTGTGATGATGCACCTGCATGAAGCCACCCGGCCTCCCCCAACCCAGCTGGTGTGGCAGAATTCTCAAAGCTGACGTCTGTCCCATTGAACTGAAAGTCATTGTTGTCTACACCAGGAGCCTCAATGCTTCCGCAGGTTCCTGTGCGGAGGGCAATGTGCGCCTCTATCTCATCCCTTGCCCGGTCCACGTTCTCGGGCATCCCGGTGACCTCGAACACAGGCTCTTTGTCCCGACTTGGTGTCACAATGTAGGTGTGGGTCTGTTGCTGAATACGTTTGATGGTTGCACCTGAAAGATATGACCAGACCAAGACCCTTACACTTAAGACTTGTCAAGGGTTAAAAGTTTAAATAACTGTTCTGATCACATGGCACCATGAATGTCAAGAGTGCACCATTCAAATTTAGTTTGACAAATTATGTGTGACCATTCCTGAGAAATATACATCTGagcatgaaaaataaaatggcacaaagaaaaaaaaaaaaaagaatagctcCATGTCATGCTGAATACATTAGCTAGAGAACAGATCTGTGTTCATTGTCACGTTTTGACTACAGCTTGACCTGAGCGTTTCAAGTCAAGAGTAATACTAAAGACTGCAGTCACATTAACACCATTATGTATTTTCAGTAATCTTGAAATTTGAAATTGGAAGAAACCCAGCTGTGCATTAATTTTAGCACTTCAGGCTGTCCTGGTGATTCAGCTGACTAAAGCGCATACCTAAAGCCTATACCAGCTAACACAACGCTGACTTTCAGTCTTGTATAGAAACATTTGTCAATACTACATATTTTGAAAAAGACTGGATAACCAGAGAGTACATTCACAAAATTGAtgtgccaaaatgaatgggcaAGTAACAGACACTTTTTACCTCAATGCTTGTTAACACCacatattaaatattaagatTCCACATTGCTTCTGTATGCGTTGCAGTGTTTCCTCACCACTTCCAAATTGTTGTCATTTTGACGTGTTACCTCACCCTCTCCAGCCAAATGGCACATGGTTGAGAACCGCTGCACTTCAATTTACAAATC
It encodes the following:
- the LOC120561290 gene encoding RNA-binding protein MEX3B-like codes for the protein MPSSTSLLEADEGESEVPPPLVHAFAGMGLEEHHGTQSQIPEQVDESLHYHHHNHHLPPISHFNLLGTVLDLKPLHRPPSGDEVNMTAAPEDKEPEVVAAADSSMLAQARHRQHLPSGPAGSGMEPPHVETVLLYNGDEWDDTGVGGSALPLAGSMAMLPPGVYGESGYEAESSLLARRKSVNTTECVAVPSSEHVAEIVGRQGCKIKALRAKTNTYIKTPVRGEQPVFVVTGRKEDVAMAKREILSAAEHFSLIRASRNKTGPVSVATGPGTPSLPGQTTIQVRVPYRVVGLVVGPKGATIKRIQQQTHTYIVTPSRDKEPVFEVTGMPENVDRARDEIEAHIALRTGTCGSIEAPGVDNNDFQFNGTDVSFENSATPAGLGEAGWLHAGASSQSGGLLPVSINGTQRINSNINRGVRMSSTYRNDSSSSLGSGSSSADSVHGGGNGNRVADLSPTCQFNANANNNNSNGSSTSFWFGDSLVPVGSEELVSLGGGGSNSGFDPLTISTAQASHPSAQPQIWNPFVDQQPPQAFDARQSQTSQPGTPRLSPTFSGTEALEHPQAQRVHRGPFGSAGTLDAHRFPSYSSAFSSSSESTASSSSPPESSLSYRPGLGSAGRGQEICIHCMDNQVIAALVPCGHNLFCLDCATHICQGPDAVCPVCLSPVSQAIQLRNM